One segment of Primulina tabacum isolate GXHZ01 chromosome 6, ASM2559414v2, whole genome shotgun sequence DNA contains the following:
- the LOC142550176 gene encoding uncharacterized protein LOC142550176, which produces MKAWMDYPRGSLDYQVGIRNFLRYAFANTTDEVTKPCPCRKCINSLNHDRETVYEHLMINGILQDYRIWNFHGEKLIVQSHDNMRDEIHNSGEVYDTVNHESMGQETLHDVFGMSEGSPMMNENYTTTSTSRTPMQSNVEEFYKLVEEGKQPLYAGCTDFSKLTFLVELFQLKVSRKWSDKFFTTLLDFLRRVMPPEAQVPNSFYEAKKLISNLGLHYEKIHACPNDCMIYWGNDANEQSCRVCNLSRWKNMHKQSKKSRKVGKKNLQVKTPAKVFWYFPLKPRLQRLFMSSKTSENMQWHSKKRVSDGILRHPADSPAWKTFDERHVDFGADPRNVRLGLAIDGFNPFKNQSTSHSTWPVVLMPYNLPPWKSMKPHSIILSTLIPGPKAPGNDIDVYLRPLFAELKDLWENGINTYDASNKEMFQMRAALLWTISDFPGLGCLSGWNTYAKNACPTCADKTDAVYLNNGRKWSFRGHRRFLPADAKIRTMTSYGKPEQRELDLKPLSGSDVIQMTQNRNVVFGKSNISKPSVRAKTGSTEQMWRKRSIFFTLPYWEFNLIRHNLHPMHIEKNVCDNILGTLLDDSSKSKDNVAARRDLKILGIMKQLWPQPQPDGTEYLPPACLEPSILAEFDVWEQEHCLAKSSLNNPGEAHSTIGKTIILLWR; this is translated from the coding sequence ATGAAGGCATGGATGGATTATCCTCGTGGAAGTCTTGATTATCAGGTGGGAATCCGAAATTTTTTACGTTATGCATTTGCTAACACGACTGATGAAGTCACGAAACCGTGTCCTTGTCGTAAATGCATCAACTCATTGAATCATGATCGTGAGACAGTATATGAACATTTGATGATAAACGGCATTTTACAAGATTATCGTATTTGGAATTTTCATGGTGAAAAGTTGATTGTGCAATCTCATGATAACATGAGAGATGAGATTCATAACTCAGGAGAAGTTTATGATACAGTTAACCATGAATCAATGGGACAAGAAACATTACATGATGTATTTGGAATGTCTGAAGGATCACCCATGATGAATGAAAATTACACTACTACATCAACAAGTCGTACACCGATGCAGTCTAATGTGGAAGAATTCTATAAATTGGTAGAAGAAGGGAAACAACCGTTATATGCTGGATGCACTGATTTTTCTAAATTGACATTTCTTGTTGAGTTATTTCAGTTGAAAGTGAGTAGAAAATGGAGTGATAAGTTCTTTACAACATTATTGGATTTTCTTCGACGAGTAATGCCACCTGAAGCACAAGTACCAAATTCATTTTATGAAGCGAAGAAATTAATTTCTAATTTGGGACTTCACTATGAAAAAATACATGCTTGTCCGAACGATTGCATGATTTATTGGGGCAATGATGCTAATGAACAATCTTGCAGAGTATGTAACCTTTCAAGGTGGAAAAACATGCACAAACAATCGAAGAAGTCACGCAAAGTCGGAAAGAAAAATCTGCAGGTGAAAACTCCAGCCAAGGTTTTTTGGTATTTTCCATTGAAACCAAGATTACAACGATTATTCATGTCATCTAAGACGTCTGAAAATATGCAATGGCATTCTAAGAAACGGGTTTCAGATGGAATTTTAAGGCATCCGGCTGATTCGCCAGCGTGGAAGACATTTGATGAGCGGCACGTTGATTTTGGTGCAGATCCTAGAAACGTTCGTTTGGGACTCGCCATCGATGGGTTTAATccatttaaaaatcaaagtACGTCACACAGTACATGGCCTGTTGTTCTAATGCCTTACAATTTGCCACCTTGGAAATCCATGAAACCTCattcaattattttatcaaCCTTAATTCCAGGACCCAAAGCACCTGGAAATGATATTGATGTATATTTACGTCCCTTGTTTGCTGAATTGAAAGACTTATGGGAAAATGGGATTAACACTTATGATGCTTCCAACAAAGAAATGTTTCAAATGCGGGCTGCATTGCTTTGGACAATTAGTGACTTTCCAGGTTTGGGATGTTTATCTGGTTGGAACACATATGCCAAGAATGCTTGTCCAACATGTGCTGATAAAACAGATGCGGTATACTTGAATAATGGAAGGAAATGGTCGTTTAGAGGGCATCGCCGCTTCTTACCGGCAGATGCAAAAATCCGAACTATGACAAGTTATGGCAAGCCAGAGCAACGTGAATTAGATTTGAAACCATTGTCAGGATCTGATGTTATACAAATGACCCAAAATCGGAATGTGGTATTTGGTAAGAGTAACATATCGAAACCATCTGTGCGAGCAAAAACAGGTTCCACTGAACAAATGTGGAGGAAACGAAGCATTTTTTTCACTTTGCCTTATTGGGAGTTTAATTTGATAAGACATAATTTACATCCTATGCATATTGAGAAAAATGTTTGTGATAATATCCTTGGAACACTTTTAGATGATTCTAGCAAGAGTAAAGATAACGTTGCCGCACGCAGAGATTTGAAAATATTGGGTATTATGAAACAATTATGGCCACAACCACAACCAGATGGCACCGAATATTTACCCCCTGCATGTTTGGAACCGAGCATTCTGGCCGAGTTCGATGTCTGGGAGCAGGAGCACTGCCTAGCCAAGTCTTCCCTGAACAATCCAGGCGAAGCTCATTCTACAATAGGCAAAACTATCATTCTACTTTGgagatga